GGCTCCGGTGTCGTCCACTAGCTCCATGAGGCGCTTCTCCGCATCGGCCTTGGTCTCCGGCGTGACCGGGACGTGATGGAAGTCGATGCCGTAGGAGCGGGCGAGCGGCCCGGCGTCGGGATGGTTCGACACGACCGCCGTGGTCTCGATCTGCAGCGATCCGGTGCTGGCCCGGAACAGCAGGTCGTTGAGGCAGTGCAGCTGCTTGGACACCATGATCAGCGTCTTGTACGGCGCCTTCGCGCCCCACAGCTCGAAATCCATGCCGAAACGCGTGGCCACGGAGGTGAACTCGTCGCGCAGGTGGTCGGCCGACGCAGCTTCGGCGATCTCGAAGTCGATCCGCATGAAGAAGCGGCGCGTGAGCCTGTCGCCGTACTGCTGGCTCTCCACGATGTTGCCGCCGTGCGCAACCAGGAAGCCGGAGACGGCGTGCACGATGCCCGGCTGGTCGGGGCACGAGAGGATGAGTACGAAGTCGCCGGCCGGCGCAGTGGCCGGACCGGATCCGATCGAGGACTGCGCCATGAATGCTCCTGTGTGCGGTGGGTCGAGGACGAGGTGCGACGTTGCGCTCAGCGGAACGCAGTCTGCGATACGCAACAGTGCATACGCTAGTCTCGCGCCATGACCAAGATGGCCGAGGTCGATCCGACCCGTGCCGAGTCGAGCGCCGTCACCGGCGCCGGCGTCCAGTCGGTCGACCGGGCCCTGGCCATTCTCGAGGTCCTCGCGCGGTTCGGCGAGGCCGGGGTCACCGAGATCGCCGCGGAGCTCGGCGTCCACAAGAGCACCGCCTTCCGGCTGATGGCGACGCTCGAGGCCCACCGCCTCGTCGAGCAGACGACCGAGCGTGGCCGCTACCGGTTGGGCGTGGGCATCCTGCGCCTCGCGGGCGCCACGACTGCACGCCTCG
This is a stretch of genomic DNA from Nocardioides sp. InS609-2. It encodes these proteins:
- the purU gene encoding formyltetrahydrofolate deformylase — translated: MAQSSIGSGPATAPAGDFVLILSCPDQPGIVHAVSGFLVAHGGNIVESQQYGDRLTRRFFMRIDFEIAEAASADHLRDEFTSVATRFGMDFELWGAKAPYKTLIMVSKQLHCLNDLLFRASTGSLQIETTAVVSNHPDAGPLARSYGIDFHHVPVTPETKADAEKRLMELVDDTGAHLVVLARYMQVLSDDLCRQLSGRAINIHHSFLPSFKGARPYHQAFDRGVKLVGATAHYVTGDLDEGPIIEQDVLRVDHNYDQNQLVSAGRDVEAQVLSRAVRWHCESRVLLNGDRTVVFR